A genomic segment from Actinomadura hallensis encodes:
- a CDS encoding type II toxin-antitoxin system Phd/YefM family antitoxin: protein MESYPIKEARKRLGDMHAAVVHGRAHPRITKNGRDPVVMITEQEWQELQQLRRERAARLADQEAGRIKPYLDAGRTPPGYEVYTREQVASGDWLA, encoded by the coding sequence ATGGAGTCGTATCCGATCAAGGAGGCCCGCAAGCGCCTCGGTGACATGCACGCCGCCGTGGTCCACGGCAGGGCACATCCCCGCATCACCAAGAACGGCCGGGACCCCGTGGTGATGATCACCGAGCAGGAGTGGCAGGAGCTTCAGCAGTTGCGCCGGGAGCGTGCGGCAAGGCTCGCCGACCAGGAGGCCGGCCGCATCAAGCCGTATCTGGACGCCGGCCGGACCCCGCCCGGCTACGAGGTCTACACCCGCGAACAGGTCGCTTCAGGGGACTGGCTTGCCTGA
- a CDS encoding thymidine phosphorylase produces MDAIDVIRTKRDGGTLTPEQIDWAVDAYTRGVIAEEQMAALAMAILLNGMSRPEVARWTEAMIRSGERMDWSSLDRPTTDKHSTGGVGDKITLPLAPLVAACGAAVPQLSGRGLGHTGGTLDKLESISGWRASLTNAEMLEVLRTAGAVVCAAGSGLAPADRKLYALRDVTGTVESIPLIASSIMSKKIAEGTGALVLDVKVGSGAFMKTAEDARELAETMVAIGADHGLRTVALLTAMDRPLGNAVGNAVEVAESVEVLAGGGPDDVVELTLTLAREMLAAAGLASKDPADALKDGSAMDVWRRMITAQGGDPDAPLPSARETHTVTAPSTGVLTRLDAYGVGVAAWRLGAGRARKEDPVSAAAGVICHAKPGDTVQQGQPLLTLHTDDETRLPRALEALDGAYEITENGVPSLHPLIIDRIS; encoded by the coding sequence GTGGACGCCATCGACGTCATCCGCACCAAGCGCGACGGCGGGACCCTGACCCCCGAGCAGATCGACTGGGCCGTCGACGCCTACACCCGCGGCGTGATCGCCGAGGAGCAGATGGCGGCGCTGGCGATGGCGATCCTGCTGAACGGCATGTCCCGCCCCGAGGTGGCCCGCTGGACGGAGGCGATGATCCGGTCCGGCGAGCGGATGGACTGGTCGTCCCTGGACCGCCCCACCACCGACAAGCACTCCACCGGCGGCGTCGGCGACAAGATCACCCTGCCGCTGGCGCCGCTCGTCGCCGCGTGCGGCGCCGCCGTCCCGCAGCTGTCGGGGCGCGGTCTCGGCCACACCGGCGGCACCCTCGACAAGCTGGAGTCGATCTCGGGCTGGCGGGCGTCCCTGACGAACGCGGAGATGCTGGAGGTGCTGCGCACCGCCGGGGCGGTGGTGTGCGCGGCGGGCAGCGGGCTCGCCCCCGCCGACCGCAAGCTGTACGCGCTCCGCGACGTGACGGGCACGGTCGAGTCGATCCCGCTGATCGCCTCCTCGATCATGTCGAAGAAGATCGCGGAGGGGACGGGCGCGCTCGTCCTGGACGTGAAGGTCGGCTCCGGCGCGTTCATGAAGACCGCCGAGGACGCCCGCGAGCTGGCCGAGACGATGGTCGCGATCGGCGCCGACCACGGCCTGCGGACCGTCGCGCTGCTCACCGCCATGGACCGCCCGCTCGGCAACGCGGTCGGCAACGCCGTCGAGGTGGCCGAGTCCGTCGAGGTCCTCGCGGGCGGCGGCCCGGACGACGTGGTCGAGCTGACGCTGACCCTGGCCCGCGAGATGCTCGCCGCCGCCGGCCTGGCGTCGAAGGACCCGGCCGACGCGCTGAAGGACGGCTCCGCGATGGACGTCTGGCGCCGGATGATCACCGCGCAGGGCGGCGACCCGGACGCGCCGCTGCCGTCCGCCCGCGAGACCCACACGGTGACGGCCCCGTCCACGGGCGTCCTGACCCGCCTGGACGCCTACGGCGTCGGCGTCGCCGCCTGGCGGCTGGGCGCGGGCCGCGCCCGCAAGGAGGACCCGGTCTCGGCCGCCGCGGGCGTGATCTGCCACGCCAAGCCGGGCGACACGGTCCAGCAGGGGCAGCCGCTCCTGACCCTGCACACCGACGACGAGACCCGCCTGCCCCGCGCCCTGGAGGCGCTGGACGGCGCGTACGAGATCACCGAGAACGGCGTCCCGTCCCTCCACCCCCTGATCATCGACCGGATCTCCTGA
- a CDS encoding cytidine deaminase, which produces MGPMEIDWAGLRDAAREAMTRAYCPYSGFPVGAAALVDDGRVVTGCNVENASYGVGLCAECAVVSALYGPGASERPRLVALAVVDRHGNPLMPCGRCRQLLWEHGGPAMLLETPRGVLPMSDVLPDAFGPDDLIERA; this is translated from the coding sequence ATGGGGCCAATGGAGATCGACTGGGCGGGCCTGCGCGACGCGGCGCGGGAGGCCATGACGCGTGCGTACTGCCCGTACTCGGGGTTCCCGGTCGGCGCCGCCGCACTCGTGGACGACGGCCGCGTCGTCACCGGATGCAACGTCGAGAACGCCTCGTACGGGGTGGGGCTCTGCGCGGAGTGCGCCGTCGTGTCCGCGCTGTACGGGCCGGGCGCGTCGGAGCGTCCCCGGCTGGTCGCGCTGGCCGTCGTCGACCGGCACGGGAACCCGCTGATGCCGTGCGGGCGCTGCCGCCAGCTCCTCTGGGAGCACGGCGGGCCAGCGATGTTGCTGGAGACGCCCCGCGGCGTCCTGCCCATGTCGGACGTCCTGCCGGACGCCTTCGGCCCCGACGACCTCATCGAACGAGCCTGA
- a CDS encoding ABC transporter permease codes for MSVVTEPAAVRTPANGGRRLRWPHYLLIASGLLVLLSLVRVIDDAEPVTSSGTVSAALRLAVPIFLAGLGGLWSERSGVINIGLEGMMILGTWTGAWAGYQWGPWIGVLVGILGGALGGLLHAIATVSFGVDHIVSGVAINILGLGLTQFLAGLLFNTGEAKALGGGPRQSPPVDPIMTLTMPVLSGGKIGGWQSPDWLGAVEDRHWFVVSDLAGILRGLTSGMSLLTLVALLLVPLTFVILWRTPFGLRIRSCGEDPYAAESLGVKVYRMKYAAVTISGAFSGLAGAFLVTVAAPLYQDGQTNGRGFIGLAAMIFGNWRPGGLAAGSLLFGYTDAMNVRGGGQAVHALLLFVAILLVGVAVWQAVRAGRLRPQIVTDAGRREVRNAYLGSVLALVAAVGLFAWFLMSDIVPGELVSFTPHLTTLLVLALASQRLRMPAANGLRYRRGEAR; via the coding sequence ATGAGCGTCGTGACCGAGCCGGCCGCCGTGCGCACGCCCGCCAACGGCGGGCGACGGCTGCGCTGGCCGCACTACCTGCTGATCGCGTCCGGGCTGCTGGTCCTGCTGTCGCTGGTCCGCGTCATCGACGACGCCGAGCCCGTGACCTCCAGCGGGACGGTCAGCGCCGCGCTGCGCCTCGCCGTCCCGATCTTCCTGGCCGGGCTCGGCGGGCTCTGGTCCGAGCGGTCCGGCGTGATCAACATCGGTCTCGAGGGCATGATGATCCTCGGGACGTGGACGGGCGCGTGGGCCGGCTACCAGTGGGGCCCGTGGATCGGCGTGCTCGTCGGCATCCTCGGCGGCGCCCTCGGCGGCCTGCTGCACGCCATCGCGACCGTGTCGTTCGGCGTCGACCACATCGTGTCCGGTGTCGCGATCAACATCCTGGGGCTCGGGCTCACCCAGTTCCTCGCCGGGCTGCTGTTCAACACCGGTGAGGCCAAGGCGCTGGGCGGCGGGCCCCGGCAGTCCCCGCCCGTCGATCCGATCATGACCCTGACGATGCCGGTGCTGTCCGGCGGGAAGATCGGCGGCTGGCAGAGCCCCGACTGGCTGGGCGCTGTGGAGGACCGGCACTGGTTCGTGGTGTCCGACCTCGCGGGCATCCTGCGCGGGCTGACCAGCGGGATGTCGCTGCTGACGCTCGTCGCGCTGCTGCTGGTGCCGCTCACGTTCGTGATCCTGTGGCGGACGCCGTTCGGGCTGCGGATCCGCTCCTGCGGCGAGGACCCGTACGCCGCCGAGTCGCTCGGCGTGAAGGTCTACCGGATGAAGTACGCCGCCGTCACGATCTCGGGCGCGTTCTCCGGGCTGGCGGGCGCGTTCCTCGTCACCGTCGCCGCGCCCCTCTACCAGGACGGCCAGACCAACGGCCGCGGCTTCATCGGCCTCGCCGCCATGATCTTCGGCAACTGGCGGCCCGGCGGCCTGGCCGCGGGCTCGCTGCTGTTCGGCTACACCGACGCGATGAACGTCCGCGGCGGCGGGCAGGCCGTCCACGCGCTGCTGCTGTTCGTGGCGATCCTGCTGGTCGGCGTCGCGGTCTGGCAGGCGGTGCGGGCGGGCCGGCTGCGCCCGCAGATCGTCACCGACGCGGGCCGCCGCGAGGTCCGCAACGCCTACCTCGGCTCCGTCCTGGCGCTGGTCGCGGCGGTCGGGCTGTTCGCCTGGTTCCTGATGAGCGACATCGTCCCCGGCGAGCTGGTGTCCTTCACGCCGCACCTGACGACCCTGCTCGTCCTGGCGCTGGCCAGCCAGCGGCTCCGCATGCCGGCCGCGAACGGGCTCCGGTACAGGCGGGGTGAGGCACGATAA